GCACCCCGCCGCGGACGGCCCGCAGACAGCCCTCCATCTTCGGCAGCATCCCGCTCGCCAGCCCGGGCAGCAGCCCGTCCAGCGCACGAGCTGTCAGACGCCCGATGACCTCGGTACTGTGCGGCCAGTCCGCGTACAGCCCCTCGACGTCGGTGAGCATCACCAGCCGCTCGGCGTCGAGTGCGACGGCGAGGGCCGCCGCCGCGAGATCGGCGTTGACGTTGTAGACCTGCCCGTCCGCGCCGCGTGCCACGGGGGAGACGACGGGGATGTGGTCCTGCTCCAACAGCGCGCGCACCATGGCCGGGTTGACGTCCACGACGTCGCCGACGAGACCGATGTCCACCGCCCGGCCGTCCACCCGGGCCGGCCGCCGCACCGCCGTCATCGTGTGCGCGTCCTCCCCGGTCAGGCCCACCGCGAAGGGGCCGTGGGCGTTGATGTGACCGACCAGTTCCCGCTGGACGCGCCCCGTCAGCACCATGCGCACCACGTCCAGGGTCTCGGGTGTGGTCACCCGCAGCCCCGCCTCGAAGCGCGTCTCCAGGCCGAGCCGGTCCAGCATCGCGCTGATCTGCGGCCCGCCGCCGTGCACGACGACCGGGCGCAGACCCGCGTGCCACAGCTCCACGACGTCCTGGGCGAAGGTCAGTTGAAGCCTCGCGTCCACCATGGCGTTGCCACCGAACTTGACGACGACCACACTGCCCCGCAGTTCCTCGGGCCAGGAAAGCGCCCGGGCGGACGGATCCCCTTCTCGGGCGGCTGTCACGGTCACGCGGTCACTCCGTTTCCCCACGAGGCCGGGCAGGGCCCGGACCTGCATCTCGGGCGACCACGCTCCCGTGTCGACGGCCGGCAAGCCCGCAGGGCCTTCCCCTCATCCATCGACACGGCCTCGACGCCCAGCAAGAGGCTAGGTTAGCCTACCCTTAACGAGCGGCCCAAGTGTCGAACAGCGGCGTGCGGTTGGGCGGAGTGAGGGTGCCGGCAGGCGACCCGCGTTCCGGAAGGCCCGGGCCGTACGACCGGTCCCCGCCGAACGTCCGGAACAGACGGGGCCGGCGCGCGAGCGAGGGCGGCCTTGACGGACGTGGCGTGCTCGGGCAGGTGCCGGGCGGCCCGGACGGCGGCCGGACCGAGGAAGCCGGCCAGGGCGCGCTCGGCCTGGTCTGGGTCGGCCCTTCCTCGGCCCCGGGTCGGGGTCAGGGCACCTCGTACCGTACGAGTGCCCTGGCGAAGGGCTCGCCGCTGCGCCGGGCGTACGTCATCCGCTCGCGAACCTCGCTCAGGGAGCGGGGACGGTAGCCGGGCCCGCCGCAGCAGCTCTTGTGGAAGCGGACGCCCGCGTGCAGCAGCACGGACAGTGTCCGCCAGGCCGCGCTGTCCCGGCGGCGGGGTGCCGCGAAGGCCGAGCCCACGTGGATCAGCCGCTGCGCGCAGCGGGGGCAGACGCGCTGCCTGTCGGTGTCGTACGGCTGCTTGTACGAAGCCCGGCAGGGCAGGCAGACGTAGGAGGTCTTCGCATGTCCCATGCCGTCAGGGTAGGCGGCACCCGGGTGGAACTCGACGGGGTTCTCGCAGGCTGGCCACGGCTCACGGGCGGCAGGGCCCGTCGGTGGACGCGGAGCGGGACGACAGCCCCGCGATCCAACTGCCCGAAACCGAACTGCGGCGCCTGCTCTCCGGCCGGGTCCGTACTCAGGCCGGGCAGTCGGCCCGTGTGGTGGCCGTACCCCGACGGATCACCAGATAGCGCGCGTTGCCCAGCACACGATCAGGCGCCGAGCGTCTGACGCGTCCCGTTGGTAGCCGTGACGAACTTTCTGGCGGAGCCGTCCGCGACCCGGGTCTCCGCGCTGTCGGCCGCCCCTGGCCCGGTGCCGGCCGGCCCCGTTCCATCGCCCTCACGGCGGGCTGGTCAAGGTTGTTCCTCAGGCAGGCCCTGATCACGCAAAAAGCATGGCCATGACACTCACCTGGTGCGAAGGTCCTTGTCGCACAAATGATCTATCGACGGAGATGTCATGAAAAGGATCCGCGTCAAGAAGAAGGCAGCCGCCTGCGCCATGTCAGTCGCGGCAGTGGCCGCTGTCCTGGCAACCGCCGGTCCGGTGAACGCGGCGGAGTACACGGTCATGGACAACTGCGACGTTCCGTGGATCAGCTGCTCCTACGGTGACCTGTGGCTGTTCTACAACTCGAAGGACATCGCCGTCCAGGACGGCTACTACAAGTCGGCCTTCACGACGTTCTACGGCAATGTGTCCGACCACTGGGGAACCAGTCAGTACGAGGGCTCGTCACTGTCGACCTACCGGTACGTGTTCGGCAACGGCGGCTACGGCAACGGCCAGTACATGAAGAACAACGCGGCGTCCGTGCAGAACTGCGCCTCGGACGACAACTACCGCGTGTATTACAACTCCGGCTACGGCGGCACATCCCAGTACTTCGCGAAGAACGGCCCTTACGGAGACTGCAACATCACCGACCTGATCTCCGCTCTGAAGAACAACAACGCCTCCTCTCACTTCGCATAAAGCACATGAAGGAACTCCCCGTGAAGTACATCAAGCAGACAGCCGCCGCAGTGGCCTTGACCGCTTCGGCTCTCCTGGTCAGCGCCTGTTCCTCCGGCACGACATCGGACACCACGAAGAACGCGGCCGACAGCAGACCCGTCGTGAACAAGGAAAACTGGCCCAAGAGAATCCCCACCAGCGGCCTGACCAAGGGTCTGAGCCTCCCACTGGAGGCGTACATGCCCTCCTACGAGGACCAGGTCACCGTTGAGCAGGCCGCCAACGATCTCCAGCAGTCCTGTATGAAGGACTACGGCATCGACCTGACGCTGCCGCGAGCGGGCGCCAACCCGCCTCCCAGTGACAACGACGCCAACATCGAACGCCGTTACGGCATCACCGACCGGGCCGAGGCCGAGAAGTACGGCTACGAGCTCCCTCCGGCGCTGCAGGAGTACACCAGGCAGACCATGCGTGATCTGTCCGGTGTCGAGGTGGAGGTCCTGACCGGCCACACCAAGCCCGAGCCGCTCAGACCCCCCACGGGAGACAAGGCCGCAGAGCCGTTGGCCGCGCCCGGCAGGAGCACGAAGCCCGCTCGGGCGGAGTACAACGGAAAGAAGTTGAAGGCAGGCGGCTGTGTCGGCTGGTCCGAGCAGCAACTCGGCCTCAAGGAGGCCGACCCCGCCTTCGTGGCGCAGCTCGCCGGGGACAGCCTGGTGCTGTCGCTGAAGGACGACAAGGTCATCAAGGTCCTGGCCGCCTGGTCCTCTTGCATGGACGGCAAGGCGCACAAGGGACTCGCCGATCCGTACAAGGCGATGGACCAGGGCGTCACGAACAACGGGCAGCCGTCGCCGCAGTCCATCGCTCTGGCGGTCGACGACATCGACTGCAAGGAGCAGACGGACCTGGTGAAGGTCTGGTCCGGTGTGGAGTCCGTGATCCAGGACCGGCAGATCGCCGACAACAAGAGCCGGCTGACCGGCATCAAGGAGCAGCACGACAAGGAAAGGGCCGCCGCGCGCAACCAGATGGCGGCTTCCGTCCAGTGAGGACCGGTGCGGTAGGGCCCGGACCGCGCATGACCCGGGCACTGTGGCTGATGGCGGCGTGTGTGCTGGCCGCCGGGTGTACGGACGGCGGCGCCGACAAGGCCGCCCCCGCGCCGCAGCGGCCGGCGACTCCGAGCGCGGAGCAGAGCAGTCCGCAAGTGCGCCCGTCGCCGTCGCCGTCGCCTGTGGCCTCGGTGCACTCCGAAGGCCGTACGCGTGTCCTGGAGTACGGAGACCTGACCGTGCGTGCCACACCGGAAAGCAGTGGTGTGCGTACCGAGATCGAAGTGGCCAACACCAACCAGCGGGATGCGACGTATTCCGTCCAGATCAGCATCGCCGACGGTAAGGGCTGGACCGCGTACAACCGGTTCTGGCTGCAGGACGTCCCTCCGGGGAAAACCGGGCGGGACGAGGCGGTGATCGGCTCGGGAGACATGGGTCCGGCTCCACAGGTACCGAAGATCTACGTCGATGAGTTCACTCCCCTCGTCGACCGGAAGTAGCAAAGGGAAACCTCCACGCGCGGTCCGGTCATGAGCTGAGCGGATTACTGCCGCAATGGGGCCTGGCGGAACGTCAAGTCCCCCTCGTCTCTGCGTTCGGACCACCCCCCTTCAAGGAGCCCATGATGAGCATGCGCCGTACCACGGCCTCGGTGGCGGCCATCGCCGCCGTCGCCGCAGCGACGCTCATGACCGGGTGCGGCGGCAACAGCACCAGCGCCGGGAACACCCCGGCCGACAAACCGGTCGTGAACAAGGACAACCGGCCCGCAAAGGCCCCCCGACAGGGACTGGCCGAGAACATGGTGCTTCCCCTGGAGAAGTACATGCTTTCCTACGCCGACCGGGTCACCCTCGATCAGGCGACGACCGGCCTTCAGCAGAAGTGCATGGCCGGCTACGGCTTCCACGTCGCCCTTCCCAAGGCCGGAGCGAATCCGCCCCCCAGTACCGACGACGCCACTATGGAACGCCGCTACGGCATCACCGACCCGGATGATGCCGCAAGGTACGGCTATGAGCCGGCACCGAAGTTCCGGGGGCGCACCAGCCAGAGCGTCCCCGACCTCCCCGGCGTGCAAGTGGAGGTACTGACCGGGCACACCAAGCCGGTCACCACCCACTCCAAGAACGGCAAGGGCGGTTTCTACATCACCCCCGACAGCGTCAGGCCGGCACGCGCCTCCTACCACGGCAAGGCGCTGAAGAAAGGCGGCTGTGTCGGCTGGAGCAAGGAACAGATCAAGCTCGACGACTCCGACGCGCTGTTCGTCTCCCAACTCGCCGGAAAGAGCCTGACCGCCTCGCAGCGGAAGCGAGTGGTGAAGAAGGCGATCAGCGCCTGGTCGTCCTGCATGGACGCCAAAGGCCACAAGAACCTCGCCGACCCGTACCAGGCGATGGCACAGGGCGTCACCGAAGGCCGTGCCTCGAAGAGCCAGGACAGCATCGACCTCGCTGTCGACGATGTGGCGTGCAAGCAGCAGACCAACCTGGTGAAGATCTGGTTCGACACCGAGAGAAAGATCGAGAACAAGCAGATCGCCGCCAACAAGGCCAAGCTGGAGGCGATCGCCTCAGGCCACGGCAAGGCGCTGTCGGCGGCCCGGGCCCAGCAGGGCGGATGAGCGTTGCGGGGGGCGTAACCGAGCCCCGGTCGCGGTGGGCGATGCGCTCGCGGCCGCACTGTGCGGGGGTGTGGTGCCGGGACGGAGCGCGGACACCCCTCTCTCCCGCGGCTCTATCGTACCGACGTCGGTCTCATGGTCGCCTGAGGCGACCGGTTCCGTCCTCGGCAGCGGGGCCCCGGGAATCCAGCATGCACACCGTGGCCTGGACGACCTCGACGTAACGATGCGTCAGGGCCACGGACGTGTCTGACCGAAAGAAAGGAGACCACCATGCGAAGACGGCACAAAGAGCGTGCCATGGCTGTCATCTCGGCGACCGCGGTCGCCGCGATGACCTTCACCATGGCGAGTACAGCGCAAGCAGCGGATTCGACACCGCCGAAGAAGACCGGACACGCCAGACCGGCCAAGAGAAAGCACCCTCTGGCGATTCCCGCTGAGGACCGTGACAGCGTCCTCGGCAAGAACTGGAAGACCTCCGGCGACCGGGCCGTGACCACCGCCGCCGACAGCGACGGACTGCACCTCCTCGTCGCCGACGCGAAAACCGGCTACCACTGGAAGACCGCCACCGTCCTGTCCGAACCCCAGCTGCCGGCCGACACCTGGATCGGCAACAGCTGCCTCATGGACGATCACCACGCGGCCGTCGTCTACGCCCCCCGCACCTTCACCAACAAACCCGACCTGATGATGGGCGGCGCCCTGACGGCCGTCGTCGACCTGGACAGTGGCGACGTCACCAAGATGCCGTTCACCGCGTCCCTCGCCTACTTCGACCCGACCTGCGACGCGCACACCCACAGCGCGGCGTTCACCGCCCTGCGGGACGACAAGACGCGCCTGATCACCGTCGACACGCACGGCGACACCGACGCGGACGTCACCGCCCGCGGTGAGATCACCTCCGCCGTCCCCACCAAGGACGGCCTGATCGGCGCGGCCGGGAACCGGCTCGTCCACATCAGTCGCAAGGGCAAGCAGGCGACGCTCACCGCGACGAAGCACGCCCCGTACGAC
This is a stretch of genomic DNA from Streptomyces hawaiiensis. It encodes these proteins:
- the argB gene encoding acetylglutamate kinase — encoded protein: MTAAREGDPSARALSWPEELRGSVVVVKFGGNAMVDARLQLTFAQDVVELWHAGLRPVVVHGGGPQISAMLDRLGLETRFEAGLRVTTPETLDVVRMVLTGRVQRELVGHINAHGPFAVGLTGEDAHTMTAVRRPARVDGRAVDIGLVGDVVDVNPAMVRALLEQDHIPVVSPVARGADGQVYNVNADLAAAALAVALDAERLVMLTDVEGLYADWPHSTEVIGRLTARALDGLLPGLASGMLPKMEGCLRAVRGGVRKAHVVDGRVPHAVLRSVLAETSPGTTVVPDVVTRPDQTRE
- a CDS encoding deoxyxylulose-5-phosphate synthase; translation: MGHAKTSYVCLPCRASYKQPYDTDRQRVCPRCAQRLIHVGSAFAAPRRRDSAAWRTLSVLLHAGVRFHKSCCGGPGYRPRSLSEVRERMTYARRSGEPFARALVRYEVP